Proteins encoded by one window of Cellvibrio sp. KY-GH-1:
- a CDS encoding VacB/RNase II family 3'-5' exoribonuclease: protein MLNKDALQQLSQLKTSIAAAKDIAQGTVRTTTKRFGFLILDDGREAFIDPDQMMRVLPDDRVEAEINTNSKGQYEAKLITLIKPGLKEFVGRYVNKGTTDFVEPDVANFNRWLFIPQQERKGFEVGDLIHCEIARHPFTSEGKTQVHIINKLGKPDDTGVESRYSIAKFQMPFEWQAPAQNQASSINWSPLTFDNGEQDLTHLPFVTIDSENTRDMDDAIYIATNEQGWELITAIADPSKHIDFGSPLELAARERASTHYILGQTVTMLPVDLSHDTYSLVPEQKRPAVICRMQIARDGTITHYEFAEALIRSQCKLSYQGVYDALISEISTLAAPSHVHDMLVELQTFAQVRAAYRQANALVMEERADYAFVLNDQKKIDHIEKRERNIAHRMIEEAMLVTNICAGELFLQHPGYGIFSSHIGFRAERVADAQALIQEDRPDLAPGDITQLENFTALFRELRTNPTNNSNSGPLHSLLQRMLQAGSLTFDPIPHFGLGFKAYAMVTSPIRRYNDLFNHLAIKRILRGEPPIDIDDKKQFSDALQNQLNTGRQACRFTESWLGCQYAAQHLGSLHQGSVALVNSFGLGIKLDDWGLDGYALLAPKESEVKAQFDSRRLSLTIEGKTWSLDDKVYVLVKDVDIEKRKIGLEIVSEETAQRLSAWL, encoded by the coding sequence ATGCTCAATAAAGATGCTCTGCAACAACTATCCCAACTCAAAACTTCCATTGCTGCTGCCAAAGACATAGCCCAAGGCACAGTACGTACCACCACCAAGCGTTTTGGCTTCCTGATTTTGGACGATGGTCGCGAGGCATTTATCGACCCTGACCAGATGATGCGTGTGCTGCCAGATGACCGGGTAGAAGCGGAAATCAATACCAACAGCAAAGGTCAATATGAAGCCAAATTAATCACATTGATTAAACCTGGCCTGAAAGAATTTGTTGGGCGCTACGTGAATAAAGGCACCACCGATTTCGTCGAGCCGGATGTCGCCAATTTTAATCGCTGGTTATTTATTCCCCAGCAGGAACGCAAAGGTTTTGAAGTGGGCGATTTAATCCACTGTGAAATTGCTCGTCACCCATTTACCAGTGAAGGCAAAACCCAGGTTCATATCATCAACAAACTGGGCAAGCCGGATGACACCGGGGTAGAAAGCCGCTATAGCATTGCTAAATTTCAAATGCCATTTGAATGGCAAGCACCAGCGCAAAACCAGGCGAGCAGCATTAATTGGTCGCCACTTACCTTTGATAACGGCGAACAGGATTTAACTCACCTGCCGTTCGTAACTATCGACTCCGAAAACACCCGCGATATGGATGACGCGATTTACATCGCCACTAACGAGCAAGGCTGGGAATTAATTACCGCCATTGCCGACCCCAGTAAACATATTGATTTCGGCAGCCCACTCGAACTTGCTGCGCGCGAACGCGCCAGCACACATTACATCCTCGGCCAAACCGTCACCATGTTGCCGGTCGATTTATCGCACGATACTTATTCGTTGGTACCCGAACAAAAACGCCCCGCGGTGATTTGCCGCATGCAAATCGCGCGCGATGGCACCATTACTCATTATGAATTTGCTGAAGCGCTCATTCGCTCGCAATGCAAACTCAGTTATCAAGGCGTTTACGATGCGCTAATCAGTGAGATCTCCACCCTCGCCGCGCCAAGCCATGTACACGATATGCTGGTAGAACTGCAAACCTTCGCACAAGTGCGCGCCGCTTATCGCCAAGCCAATGCGTTAGTTATGGAAGAGCGCGCTGATTACGCATTTGTATTAAACGACCAGAAAAAAATTGACCACATTGAAAAGCGCGAGCGCAATATCGCCCACCGCATGATCGAAGAGGCAATGCTGGTTACCAATATTTGTGCGGGGGAATTATTTTTACAACATCCTGGCTACGGTATTTTCTCCAGCCATATCGGGTTTCGTGCCGAGCGAGTGGCCGATGCGCAAGCCCTGATACAAGAAGATCGCCCGGATTTAGCCCCCGGCGATATAACGCAACTTGAAAATTTCACTGCCCTCTTCCGCGAACTGCGCACTAATCCAACCAACAATTCAAACAGTGGCCCATTGCATTCGTTATTGCAACGTATGCTACAAGCAGGCTCATTAACCTTCGACCCTATCCCGCATTTCGGTTTGGGATTTAAAGCCTATGCGATGGTGACCTCGCCAATTCGTCGCTACAACGATTTATTTAATCATCTCGCTATTAAACGTATCTTGCGCGGCGAGCCGCCGATTGACATCGACGATAAAAAGCAATTTTCGGATGCCTTGCAAAACCAATTAAACACCGGCCGTCAGGCATGCCGCTTTACAGAAAGCTGGCTGGGTTGCCAATACGCCGCACAACACCTTGGCAGTTTGCATCAGGGCAGCGTTGCATTGGTTAACTCGTTTGGCTTGGGTATCAAACTGGATGATTGGGGTCTGGATGGTTACGCATTACTCGCACCTAAAGAGAGCGAAGTAAAAGCGCAATTTGATTCACGCCGTTTAAGCCTTACCATCGAAGGAAAAACCTGGTCCCTGGATGATAAGGTTTATGTATTAGTAAAGGATGTTGATATTGAAAAACGCAAAATCGGTTTGGAAATTGTAAGCGAGGAAACCGCCCAGCGTTTAAGTGCATGGCTTTAA
- a CDS encoding EVE domain-containing protein, which translates to MAKQYWLFKAEPHIYGIDHLAAAPNKTGRWDGIRNYQARNFLRDQVKLGDEVFIYHSSCKNVGIVGTAKVVKTAYPDPTQFNPESDYYDPKSTPENPRWVSVDIQLTKVFPRLIPLTEIKAQPELENMVLVKQSRLSTQPVTRDEWEFINLLTAKK; encoded by the coding sequence ATGGCAAAACAATATTGGTTGTTCAAAGCTGAACCCCATATTTATGGCATAGATCATCTTGCTGCTGCGCCCAACAAAACCGGCCGCTGGGATGGCATTCGCAATTATCAGGCAAGAAACTTTTTGCGCGATCAGGTAAAACTCGGCGATGAAGTTTTTATCTACCACAGCAGCTGCAAAAATGTCGGCATAGTCGGCACCGCCAAAGTCGTAAAAACCGCCTACCCCGACCCCACCCAATTTAATCCAGAAAGCGATTACTACGATCCGAAATCAACGCCAGAAAATCCGCGCTGGGTGTCGGTGGACATTCAACTCACCAAAGTGTTTCCGCGCTTAATTCCCCTCACAGAAATCAAAGCGCAACCCGAATTGGAAAATATGGTGTTAGTGAAACAGAGCCGATTGTCTACGCAACCGGTGACGAGGGATGAGTGGGAGTTTATTAATTTGCTAACTGCGAAGAAATAA
- a CDS encoding succinylglutamate desuccinylase/aspartoacylase family protein: protein MQRQFHISTAVKLFFCSFLAIGFFSSSVVIAQTNFSSSSQTAPSLLTANFAASSQARLITKSGTSVSGQEANVSAEPSVSEAISSSVVSSIMTDSIESVSVWSAVSSSSAASSSAESSVAALSVVSTVVDVRSSASNGDLTGAVSSGSEASAGAQASSQGAQISSESAQATSNVAPADSLTLSKFILDTEVKPNSSVRLTWNSDAAVGAFSEATPVLVVNGANPGKTLCLTAAVHGDELNGIEMIRRVIFEIDPAKLNGTIIGVPVANIMGFRRNSRYLPDRRDWNRYFPGNTHGSSASRLAHSFFSKIIMQCDALVDLHTGSFHRTNLPQLRADLGDENVARLAQSFGVIAVLNSRGNPNSLRAAAVRAGIPAVTLEAGEPMAMQSEVVEEGVTAINTLLAKTGMYGKQKRWNRIAPVYYRSTWVRANQSGILFSKATLGQRVKEGDLLGTVTDPITNARTTIKSPYQGRVIGMALDQVVLPGFAAYHIGIQTPEAILIEQSQMNGETLEPEEDEEDGDDSGVDPADEMDEPETGMSKAQDRMADE, encoded by the coding sequence ATGCAGCGACAGTTCCACATATCAACCGCCGTGAAATTATTTTTTTGCTCTTTTCTCGCTATTGGTTTTTTTTCTTCCAGTGTTGTTATTGCACAAACCAATTTTTCATCGTCCAGTCAAACTGCACCATCACTGTTAACGGCAAATTTTGCTGCTAGTAGTCAGGCTAGATTAATAACTAAATCCGGTACATCCGTTTCCGGCCAAGAAGCTAATGTCAGTGCAGAACCAAGTGTCTCTGAAGCGATAAGCTCCAGTGTAGTCTCTTCGATCATGACTGATTCTATTGAATCTGTTTCGGTTTGGTCGGCTGTATCTTCATCGAGTGCTGCGTCATCGAGTGCGGAGTCATCGGTTGCTGCGTTATCGGTTGTAAGTACGGTGGTTGATGTTCGCAGCTCTGCATCAAATGGTGATTTAACTGGTGCTGTATCCAGTGGTTCAGAAGCTAGTGCCGGTGCACAAGCATCCAGTCAAGGTGCGCAAATTTCCAGCGAAAGTGCTCAAGCGACCAGTAATGTTGCGCCTGCAGATTCGCTGACATTGTCCAAATTTATTCTGGATACGGAAGTAAAGCCCAATTCATCGGTGCGTCTTACCTGGAATTCAGATGCGGCGGTCGGCGCCTTTAGCGAAGCGACACCCGTGTTAGTGGTGAATGGTGCGAACCCAGGAAAAACACTCTGTTTGACTGCCGCCGTGCACGGTGACGAATTAAATGGAATTGAAATGATTCGCCGGGTGATATTTGAAATCGATCCTGCCAAATTGAACGGTACGATTATTGGTGTGCCGGTGGCAAATATTATGGGGTTTCGTCGGAACTCACGGTACTTGCCAGATCGCCGCGATTGGAACCGTTATTTCCCTGGCAATACACACGGCAGTTCTGCTTCGCGCTTGGCCCATTCATTTTTTTCTAAAATTATTATGCAGTGTGACGCATTGGTAGATTTGCACACAGGTTCATTTCATCGTACCAATTTGCCGCAATTACGTGCCGACCTTGGCGATGAAAATGTAGCGCGCCTCGCACAAAGTTTTGGTGTGATTGCCGTGTTAAATTCGCGCGGCAACCCTAACTCCCTACGTGCTGCTGCTGTGCGCGCTGGAATACCCGCTGTGACACTGGAAGCGGGTGAACCAATGGCCATGCAAAGTGAAGTGGTGGAGGAGGGCGTTACTGCCATTAATACATTGCTCGCAAAGACGGGTATGTACGGCAAACAAAAACGCTGGAATCGAATTGCACCTGTGTATTACCGCTCCACTTGGGTGCGCGCAAACCAAAGCGGAATTTTATTTAGTAAAGCAACGCTGGGTCAGCGTGTTAAAGAGGGTGATTTATTGGGCACGGTCACAGACCCAATCACCAACGCCCGTACTACCATCAAATCCCCTTATCAAGGCCGCGTTATCGGCATGGCGCTGGATCAAGTGGTGCTCCCGGGCTTCGCTGCCTACCACATTGGGATTCAAACTCCGGAAGCTATCTTAATTGAGCAAAGCCAAATGAATGGCGAAACCCTGGAGCCTGAAGAAGATGAAGAAGATGGCGATGACTCAGGTGTTGACCCTGCGGACGAAATGGATGAGCCAGAAACTGGTATGAGTAAGGCGCAGGATCGGATGGCGGATGAGTGA
- the guaA gene encoding glutamine-hydrolyzing GMP synthase: MSHDIHAQRILILDFGSQYTQLIARRVREIGVFSEIRAWDMSDEEIRAYNPKGIILAGSPESTTEAGSPRAPEAVFNLGVPVFGICYGMQTMAMQMGGLVEGSNVREFGYAQIKAHGDSSLFKDIKDHVDADGSALLDVWMSHGDKVTKMPEGFSLMASTPSCPIAGMYDEAKKFYGVQFHPEVTHTLQGKRMFEHFVLQTCGCEPLWTPANIVEDAIKKVKEQVGGDKVLLGLSGGVDSSVVAALLHKAIGDQLTCVFVDNGLLRKNEGDQVMDMFAKNMGVRVIRADAEEQFLGKLTGVNDPEKKRKIIGGTFIDVFDAEATKLKDVKWLAQGTIYPDVIESAAAKTGKAHVIKSHHNVGGLPEDMAFKLVEPLRELFKDEVRAIGLELGLPYDMVYRHPFPGPGLGVRILGEVKKEYADILREADAIFLEELHASGWYHKTSQAFAVFLPVRSVGVVGDGRRYEWVISLRAVETVDFMTARWAHLPYELLEKVSGRIINEISGVSRVCYDVSSKPPATIEWE, encoded by the coding sequence ATGTCTCACGATATTCATGCACAGCGAATTCTTATTCTGGATTTCGGTTCCCAATACACTCAATTGATTGCGCGTCGAGTACGCGAGATTGGCGTTTTCTCCGAGATTCGGGCCTGGGATATGAGCGATGAAGAAATTCGCGCATACAATCCAAAAGGAATTATTTTGGCGGGCAGTCCCGAGTCCACAACCGAAGCGGGCTCACCACGCGCGCCGGAGGCTGTATTCAACCTGGGTGTTCCGGTATTTGGTATTTGTTACGGTATGCAAACCATGGCCATGCAAATGGGTGGCTTGGTAGAAGGATCAAATGTTCGCGAGTTTGGCTACGCACAAATTAAAGCGCACGGCGACTCATCCCTGTTTAAAGACATCAAAGATCACGTAGATGCCGATGGTAGCGCGTTGCTGGATGTGTGGATGAGCCACGGCGACAAAGTGACTAAAATGCCGGAAGGCTTCAGCTTGATGGCCTCAACACCATCTTGCCCGATTGCCGGTATGTACGACGAAGCTAAAAAATTCTACGGCGTGCAATTCCATCCTGAAGTTACCCATACACTGCAAGGCAAGCGCATGTTTGAACACTTTGTGTTGCAAACCTGCGGTTGTGAACCATTGTGGACGCCCGCTAATATTGTTGAAGATGCAATCAAAAAAGTGAAAGAGCAAGTCGGCGGCGATAAGGTGTTGCTTGGTCTTTCCGGTGGCGTTGACTCATCGGTAGTGGCGGCGCTGTTACACAAAGCGATTGGTGATCAACTCACCTGTGTTTTTGTCGATAACGGGTTGTTGCGTAAAAACGAAGGCGACCAGGTAATGGATATGTTCGCCAAAAATATGGGCGTGCGTGTTATCCGCGCCGATGCGGAAGAGCAATTCCTTGGCAAGCTTACTGGCGTAAATGACCCCGAGAAAAAGCGCAAAATTATTGGCGGTACTTTTATTGATGTGTTTGATGCTGAAGCCACAAAGTTGAAAGATGTTAAATGGCTGGCGCAAGGGACTATTTACCCGGATGTAATTGAATCTGCTGCAGCAAAGACCGGTAAGGCACACGTTATTAAATCGCACCACAATGTAGGTGGTTTGCCAGAAGATATGGCCTTCAAACTGGTTGAACCACTGCGTGAATTATTTAAAGACGAAGTGCGTGCAATTGGTTTGGAATTAGGTTTGCCCTACGACATGGTTTACCGTCATCCATTTCCTGGTCCAGGCTTGGGTGTGCGTATCCTCGGCGAAGTTAAAAAGGAGTACGCAGATATTCTGCGTGAAGCTGATGCCATCTTTTTGGAAGAGTTGCACGCATCTGGCTGGTATCACAAAACCTCGCAAGCCTTTGCGGTTTTCCTGCCTGTGAGGTCTGTTGGCGTTGTAGGTGATGGCCGCCGATACGAGTGGGTAATTTCATTGCGTGCAGTAGAAACCGTAGATTTTATGACGGCACGTTGGGCACATTTGCCTTATGAGTTGCTGGAAAAAGTATCTGGTCGCATTATCAATGAAATCTCTGGTGTGTCTCGCGTTTGCTACGATGTATCGAGCAAGCCGCCCGCAACGATTGAGTGGGAATAA
- the guaB gene encoding IMP dehydrogenase, whose amino-acid sequence MLRIAEEALTFDDVLLVPGFSDVTPKDVSLKTQLTRKIQLNIPLISAAMDTVTESRLAIAIAQDGGIGIIHKSMSIEQQAAEVRAVKKFEAGVVKDPITIESSATIRELIALTRKNSISGVPVMDNGNLVGIVTGRDVRFETNLDARVSSIMTPKAQLVTVKEGVSAEEVRNLLHKHRIEKVLVVNDNFELRGLITVKDINKAEKYPNACKDPEGRLRVGASVGTSRDTDARVDALVEAGVDVLVVDTAHGHSKNVLDRVRAIKAKYPEVQVIGGNIATGAAALALVEAGADAVKVGIGPGSICTTRIVSGVGVPQISAIANVVAALKGTGVPAIADGGIRYSGDIAKAIVAGAHAVMMGSMFAGTEEAPGEVELYQGRTYKAYRGMGSLGAMAQTQGSSDRYFQDASAGAEKLVPEGIEGRVPYKGALTAIIHQMMGGVRSAMGYTGCADLEAMRTKPEFVRVTTAGMGESHVHDVQITKEAPNYPIGGR is encoded by the coding sequence ATGTTGCGAATTGCTGAAGAAGCCCTCACGTTTGATGATGTGCTCCTTGTGCCAGGTTTTTCGGATGTCACGCCGAAAGATGTATCCCTGAAAACTCAGTTGACTCGCAAGATCCAGCTAAATATTCCTCTGATTTCTGCAGCGATGGATACTGTTACCGAATCCCGCCTGGCGATTGCGATTGCACAGGACGGCGGCATCGGCATTATTCACAAGAGCATGAGTATCGAGCAACAAGCCGCCGAAGTGCGCGCTGTTAAGAAGTTCGAAGCCGGCGTAGTAAAAGACCCCATTACCATCGAATCCAGTGCAACTATTCGTGAGCTGATTGCGCTTACCCGCAAGAACAGTATTTCCGGCGTACCTGTGATGGACAACGGCAATCTGGTTGGAATTGTGACTGGTCGTGACGTGCGCTTCGAGACCAATCTGGATGCAAGGGTTTCCAGTATTATGACTCCCAAGGCGCAGTTGGTTACGGTTAAAGAAGGCGTATCGGCCGAAGAAGTACGCAACCTGTTACACAAACACCGCATCGAAAAAGTGTTGGTTGTTAACGACAACTTTGAGTTGCGCGGCCTGATCACCGTAAAAGATATCAACAAAGCCGAAAAATACCCCAACGCTTGTAAAGACCCTGAAGGTCGCCTGCGTGTAGGTGCCAGTGTGGGCACCAGTCGCGATACTGATGCCCGCGTAGATGCACTGGTTGAAGCCGGTGTTGATGTGTTGGTGGTGGATACCGCTCACGGTCACAGTAAAAACGTGCTGGATCGCGTGCGTGCGATCAAGGCCAAATACCCTGAGGTACAGGTAATCGGCGGCAATATTGCTACCGGTGCTGCGGCTCTGGCATTGGTAGAGGCCGGTGCAGATGCTGTTAAGGTGGGTATTGGCCCTGGTTCTATTTGTACAACCCGTATCGTAAGTGGTGTGGGTGTTCCACAAATTTCTGCTATTGCCAACGTGGTGGCTGCACTGAAAGGTACTGGCGTCCCCGCGATTGCTGACGGTGGTATCCGTTACTCTGGTGATATTGCCAAAGCGATTGTTGCTGGCGCTCATGCGGTAATGATGGGCTCCATGTTTGCCGGTACTGAAGAAGCGCCTGGCGAAGTGGAGTTGTATCAAGGTCGTACCTACAAGGCTTACCGTGGTATGGGTTCTTTGGGGGCCATGGCGCAAACCCAGGGTTCATCAGATCGTTATTTCCAGGATGCCAGTGCGGGTGCCGAGAAGCTGGTGCCAGAGGGCATTGAAGGTCGCGTTCCTTATAAAGGTGCATTGACTGCCATCATCCATCAAATGATGGGTGGTGTTCGTTCAGCGATGGGATACACCGGTTGTGCGGATTTGGAGGCTATGCGTACCAAGCCTGAGTTTGTGCGCGTGACCACTGCCGGCATGGGCGAGAGCCACGTTCATGATGTGCAGATTACTAAGGAAGCGCCTAATTATCCAATTGGTGGCCGTTAA
- the xseA gene encoding exodeoxyribonuclease VII large subunit, translating into MNDLFSKTPEREILSVSQLNRQARQLLETHLPLLWVEGELSNVSIPSSGHWYFTLKDEQAQVRCCMFRNRNMTVRFKPQQGQHVLIRARVSLYEGRGDYQIIAEHMEEAGSGALQRAFDELKHRLSTEGLFNEAHKKPLPKIPKHIAVITSPTGAAIRDVLSVLERRFAGIPVTVIPVAVQGKESAPQIVKAIDLANRAGLFDAILLTRGGGSMEDLWSFNEEIVARAMFNSQLPIVSAVGHEVDFTIADFVADLRAPTPSAAAEILVPDSEEWLDKFIGFEVLLEEAMLRKLAQLQKHLQHLRQRLRHPRERLEQQSQRLDNLEIRLKNQIKNLLSHHQHQISQLRLRMQAHHPQVRLAQLRERLNSAETQLHKAQFIYLDRQKLRLATAARMLNTLSPLNTLERGFALVTDAESGHLISNQQQLKPGQRIHTRVAQGGFHSTVETLDTNTSP; encoded by the coding sequence ATGAATGATTTGTTTAGTAAAACTCCGGAGCGGGAAATCCTCAGTGTCAGCCAGCTTAACCGCCAGGCACGCCAGTTGTTGGAGACCCATTTACCTCTGCTATGGGTGGAGGGAGAACTATCCAATGTCTCGATCCCCTCCTCCGGGCACTGGTACTTCACACTGAAGGATGAGCAAGCTCAGGTGCGCTGCTGCATGTTCCGCAACCGAAACATGACCGTCAGATTCAAACCCCAACAAGGGCAGCATGTGCTGATCCGCGCACGCGTTAGCCTGTATGAAGGCCGGGGCGACTACCAGATCATCGCTGAGCACATGGAAGAAGCTGGCAGCGGCGCCCTGCAACGTGCCTTTGACGAACTAAAGCATCGCCTGTCCACAGAAGGCCTGTTCAACGAAGCCCACAAAAAGCCTCTACCAAAAATCCCAAAACATATCGCTGTGATTACCTCACCCACCGGTGCTGCTATTCGCGATGTACTCAGCGTGCTCGAACGCCGCTTTGCCGGCATTCCAGTTACCGTGATTCCAGTCGCGGTACAAGGCAAAGAGTCCGCGCCGCAAATTGTGAAAGCGATTGATCTGGCCAACCGCGCCGGATTGTTTGATGCGATATTGCTGACCCGCGGCGGCGGCTCCATGGAGGATCTCTGGTCATTTAACGAGGAAATAGTCGCACGTGCAATGTTTAACAGCCAATTGCCAATTGTGAGCGCTGTGGGTCATGAGGTGGATTTCACGATTGCCGATTTTGTTGCCGACCTACGCGCACCAACCCCTTCTGCCGCCGCTGAAATACTGGTCCCAGATAGCGAAGAATGGCTGGATAAATTTATCGGCTTTGAAGTGTTACTTGAAGAAGCCATGCTGCGCAAACTTGCGCAACTGCAAAAACATTTACAACATCTGCGTCAGCGTTTGCGTCATCCACGCGAGCGTTTGGAGCAGCAATCACAGCGGTTGGATAACCTCGAAATACGTCTGAAAAACCAGATCAAAAATCTATTAAGTCACCACCAGCACCAAATTTCACAGTTGCGCTTGCGCATGCAAGCCCATCATCCACAGGTGCGATTAGCACAGTTGCGTGAGCGTCTAAATAGCGCCGAAACACAATTGCACAAAGCGCAATTTATCTACCTTGATCGCCAGAAATTACGCCTCGCCACTGCGGCCCGAATGCTCAATACCTTGAGCCCGCTCAACACACTGGAGCGCGGGTTTGCACTGGTAACGGATGCTGAATCCGGCCACCTGATCAGCAACCAGCAACAATTGAAGCCCGGCCAGCGCATTCACACCAGGGTCGCCCAGGGTGGATTTCATAGTACTGTCGAAACGCTGGACACCAACACATCCCCTTAA
- a CDS encoding FAD-dependent oxidoreductase — MKTQTSQQHIAIAGAGLLGRLLAWRLRLLGHEITLFESGKLQPESNSVRAAAFTAAGMIAPLSEAVVSDANVYRMGQFALQRWPQWLKDLPQRDLPKNNLRQNISPKSNLPNNNTELFFAKGSLLVAHPQDESELQQFENELNFVVPECRNYQWLSGHEIQTLEPDLHSHFMRGLLLQEEGHLHNREFLQQLGDELIRLNISIRENTSVETEPHTIRTHSGSEKFDLVIDCRGLGAKTQLKELRGVRGETLHVETNEIHLQRPVRLMHPRYQLYVVPKPNNRFIIGATQIESEDRSAVTLQSSLELGSALYTLSPAFAEARIIEMDTNLRPAFMDNLPKIFCNPGLIVANGLFRHGYLLAPAVVEQVLTQVKQDQTILFPDLLQTSLL, encoded by the coding sequence GTGAAAACTCAAACCAGCCAACAACACATCGCTATTGCCGGTGCCGGCCTGTTAGGTCGCTTGCTCGCTTGGCGTTTGCGTTTATTAGGTCACGAGATCACCTTATTTGAATCCGGAAAATTACAACCAGAGTCAAACTCTGTACGCGCCGCGGCGTTTACCGCAGCAGGCATGATTGCGCCGTTAAGCGAAGCTGTCGTATCTGATGCAAATGTCTATCGTATGGGCCAATTTGCTTTACAACGCTGGCCACAATGGCTGAAGGATTTACCACAGCGCGACCTACCAAAAAACAACTTACGGCAAAACATTTCACCTAAAAGCAATTTACCCAACAACAATACAGAATTGTTTTTTGCCAAAGGCAGCCTGCTGGTTGCACATCCGCAAGATGAAAGTGAATTGCAACAATTTGAAAATGAATTGAATTTTGTAGTGCCTGAATGCCGCAACTACCAATGGTTATCCGGCCATGAAATCCAGACACTGGAACCGGATTTGCACTCGCACTTTATGCGCGGATTGCTGCTACAAGAAGAAGGCCACCTGCACAACCGCGAATTTTTACAGCAACTCGGCGATGAATTAATTCGCTTGAATATTAGCATTCGCGAAAACACATCGGTAGAAACAGAACCACACACTATTCGCACTCATAGCGGCAGCGAAAAATTCGATCTGGTAATTGATTGTCGCGGACTGGGCGCGAAAACACAGCTGAAAGAATTGCGCGGCGTGCGCGGTGAAACACTGCATGTAGAAACCAACGAGATTCATTTGCAGCGACCAGTGCGCTTAATGCACCCGCGCTACCAGCTCTACGTTGTACCCAAGCCGAACAATCGCTTTATTATTGGTGCAACACAAATTGAAAGCGAAGACCGCTCAGCCGTCACCTTACAGTCATCGCTTGAGTTAGGTAGCGCACTTTATACTTTATCGCCCGCGTTTGCTGAAGCACGTATTATCGAAATGGATACCAATTTACGCCCGGCATTTATGGATAACCTGCCCAAGATTTTCTGCAACCCTGGGCTTATCGTGGCCAACGGTTTATTCCGCCATGGGTATTTACTGGCGCCGGCTGTCGTTGAACAAGTACTTACCCAGGTGAAGCAAGACCAAACCATTTTATTTCCCGACTTACTTCAAACTTCTTTACTTTAG
- the thiS gene encoding sulfur carrier protein ThiS translates to MIQVSVNNEIKSVAVATLLSDALQDWGYADSKIAVAINQEFVPRSTYAERSLSNNDQIDIVRPVGGG, encoded by the coding sequence ATGATTCAAGTGAGTGTTAACAATGAAATTAAATCCGTAGCAGTTGCAACCTTGTTGAGCGATGCACTGCAGGATTGGGGCTACGCTGACAGTAAAATTGCGGTAGCCATCAACCAGGAATTCGTACCGCGCTCTACCTACGCAGAGCGCTCTTTGAGCAACAATGATCAAATCGACATAGTTCGCCCGGTGGGCGGAGGTTAA
- a CDS encoding thiazole synthase — translation MSNATSPARDFTLYGETFSSRFLLGTALYASPQLMRDSITQSRCEIVTLGLRRQNPANRDGDAIWQYIQESGCRLLPNTAGCKSAKEAVTLAEMSREIFNTDWIKLEVVGDDYNLQPDPFGLVEASEILIKKGFKVLPYCTDDLILCKRLLDVGCEVLMPWGAPIGTGQGLLNRYNLRSLRERIKDVPMIIDAGLGAPSQAAEAMEMGFDGILLNTAVAKAHNPPLMAEAFADAIDAGRKAFKAGLMQKRQTASPSTPTVGQPFWHQQ, via the coding sequence ATGAGCAACGCAACATCACCTGCACGCGATTTCACGCTTTACGGTGAAACATTTTCCAGTCGCTTCTTATTAGGTACTGCGCTCTATGCATCTCCTCAATTAATGCGCGACTCCATTACCCAATCGCGCTGTGAAATTGTGACGCTCGGTTTGCGCCGCCAAAACCCGGCAAATCGCGATGGCGATGCAATTTGGCAATATATTCAGGAAAGCGGTTGCCGTTTATTGCCGAATACGGCTGGCTGTAAATCCGCGAAGGAGGCGGTAACCCTTGCCGAAATGTCGCGCGAAATTTTTAATACTGACTGGATCAAACTGGAAGTGGTTGGCGATGACTACAATCTACAACCAGACCCATTTGGTCTGGTAGAAGCGTCAGAAATTTTAATTAAAAAAGGTTTTAAAGTTTTACCCTATTGCACTGACGATTTAATTTTGTGCAAGCGTTTGTTGGATGTGGGCTGCGAAGTATTAATGCCTTGGGGCGCCCCCATTGGCACCGGCCAGGGGCTATTAAATCGTTATAACTTACGCAGTCTGCGCGAACGCATAAAAGATGTACCCATGATTATTGATGCCGGTCTCGGCGCGCCCTCACAAGCCGCAGAAGCAATGGAGATGGGATTCGATGGGATCTTACTGAACACCGCTGTAGCAAAAGCACACAACCCACCGTTGATGGCAGAAGCCTTTGCCGATGCAATCGATGCAGGTCGCAAAGCTTTTAAAGCAGGGCTCATGCAAAAACGCCAAACCGCTAGCCCAAGCACGCCCACCGTTGGCCAACCCTTCTGGCACCAGCAGTAA